One genomic window of Arachis hypogaea cultivar Tifrunner chromosome 8, arahy.Tifrunner.gnm2.J5K5, whole genome shotgun sequence includes the following:
- the LOC112705854 gene encoding THO complex subunit 5A translates to MEDGEIEEVSAHAVEEDDQGFSHSSQNRTPEESPYEMLQNSKTSVENIVTEILSIKKHAKPKHLLRELITQMFLHFVTLRQANRSILTEEDRVKSETERAKAPVDLTTLQLHNLMYEKSHYVKAIKACNDFKSKYPDIELVPEEEFFHDAPKDIKDSVLSNDAAHNLMLQRLNFELFQRKELCKLHEKLEQKKKSLLESIANRKKFLTSLPSHLKSLKKASLPVQNQLGVLHTKKLKQHHSAELLPPSLYVIYSQLFAQKEAFGESIDLEIIGSLKDAQAFARQQAHNDTGISSATESSKLEDDAPDEEEDDQRRRKRPRRVQGKESLDQAGIFQAHPLKVIIHVYDDEASDTKSTRLITLKFEYLVKLNIVCVGIEGSNDGLENDILCNLFPNDTGLELPHQSAKLFVGDDATFNNQRTSRPYKWAQHLAGLDFLSEVSPLLHTGHGTSDNSGAAKSDDVVSGLSLYRQQNRVQTVLQRIRSRRKAHLALLEQLESLTKLEWPFLSCKSVPWALHAPLCNLNVWSPIRAIDVPRVASTPALMDKDEHAPEAMDIDRAEHSVATKEELESITEDGELPTLIPNMSKLDHSKQITLISKSVTPSLINVRSQSFKKFEEIESDIDEPAQIEQEDEDIESYHYGRKSVSWMDCGVKEFSLVLSRKFSADESNVNLEAKINISMEYPLRPPLFALSLRCLSTGGDHYQNDGLEWYNELRAMEAEVNLHILKMLPVDQQNYVLAHQVRCLAMLFDHYLDDASPTSERTSSTTLVDVGLCKPVTGSFLARSFRGRDRRKMISWKGTKFTSSCS, encoded by the exons ATGGAAGATGGTGAGATAGAGGAAGTTTCAGCACATGCGGTGGAGGAAGACGACCAAGGATTTTCGCATTCCTCACAAAACCGCACGCCAGAGGAATCACCCTACGAAATGCTGCAGAACAGCAAGACCTCCGTCGAAAACATTGTCACCGAAATCCTCTCTATCAAGAAACACGCCAAACCCAAGCACCTCCTTCGCGAGCTCATTACTCAGATGTTCCTTCACTTTGTTACTCTCCGCCAG GCGAATAGGTCTATTCTGACGGAGGAAGACCGTGTCAAATCGGAAACGGAACGCGCCAAGGCACCGGTGGACTTAACGACGCTGCAGCTTCATAACCTGATGTACGAGAAGAGTCACTATGTTAAGGCGATTAAAGCTTGCAATGATTTCAAGTCTAAGTATCCTGACATTGAGCTTGTTCCTGAGGAAGAGTTCTTCCATGACGCTCCTAAAGATATCAAGGACTCTGTTTTGTCGAATGACGCTGCTCATAATCTCATGCTTCAGAGGCTCAATTTTGAGTTATTCCAG CGCAAAGAGCTCTGCAAACTTCATGAGAAACTGgaacagaaaaagaaaagccTTCTGGAGAGTATAGCAAACCGAAAGAAGTTCCTGACAAGTCTCCCCTCGCATCTTAAGTCTCTTAAGAAAGCATCGTTACCTGTACAAAACCAACTAGGAGTGCTTCATACTAAGAAACTGAAGCAGCATCATTCAGCAGAGCTGCTTCCACCTTCTCTTTATGTGATTTATTCACAGCTGTTTGCTCAAAAGGAAGCCTTTGGTGAATCCATTGATCTGGAGATTATAGGAAGCCTGAAAGATGCTCAAGCTTTTGCTCGTCAACAAGCTCACAATGACACTG GTATTTCCTCTGCTACGGAGAGTTCCAAATTGGAAGATGATGCAccggatgaagaagaagatgatcaaAGGCGAAGAAAAAGGCCAAGGAGGGTTCAAGGCAAGGAGAGTCTTGATCAAGCAGGAATATTTCAGGCTCACCCGCTTAAAGTAATTATCCATGTGTATGACGATGAGGCATCTGATACTAAGTCTACAAGACTCATTACTCTGAAGTTTGAGTATTTGGTGAAGTTGAATATTGTATGTGTTGGAATAGAAGGATCTAATGATGGTCTTGAAAATGACATCTTATGCAATTTATTCCCCAATGATACAGGGCTCGAGCTTCCTCACCAG TCAGCCAAACTCTTTGTTGGGGATGATGCTACATTCAATAATCAAAGGACTTCACGTCCTTACAAATGGGCTCAGCACCTAGCAGGACTGGACTTCCTGTCTGAGGTGTCCCCGTTGCTTCATACTGGTCATGGAACTTCTGACAATAGTGGAGCAGCCAAGAGTGATGATGTTGTATCTGGTCTTTCATTATATCGCCAGCAGAACAGAGTACAGACAGTTCTGCAAAGAATTCGCTCAAGGAGAAAAGCTCACTTGGCTCTATT GGAACAACTAGAATCTCTGACAAAGCTTGAATGGCCTTTTTTGTCCTGTAAGAGTGTTCCGTGGGCTTTGCACGCTCCTTTGTGCAATTTGAATGTTTGGTCACCCATACGAGCCATAGATGTACCTCGCGTGGCTTCAACTCCAGCTCTCATGGATAAAGATGAGCATGCTCCAGAAGCAATGGATATTGATAGAGCTGAACATTCTGTTGCCACAAAGGAAGAACTGGAGAGTATAACAGAAGATGGGGAGCTCCCAACATTGATTCCCAACATGTCTAAGTTAGATCACTCCAAGCAAATTACCTTAATTTCAAAAAGTGTCACACCTTCACTGATTAATGTTAGGTCACAAAGCTTCAAAAAATTCGAAGAAATTGAAAGTGATATTGATGAGCCAGCACAAATTGAACAGGAAGATGAAGATATAGAATCGTATCATTATGGCAGAAAGTCTGTGTCATGGATGGACTGTGGGGTCAAGGAATTTTCCCTTGTTCTCAGCAGAAAATTCAGTGCAGATGAGTCAAATGTGAATTTAGAGGCAAAG ATCAATATCAGTATGGAGTATCCTCTAAGGCCTCCACTTTTTGCACTGAGTCTACGCTGCCTATCCACTGGGGGAGACCATTATCAGAATGATGGATTGGAGTGGTACAATGAACTACGTGCTATGGAAGCAGAG GTCAATCTTCACATTCTAAAGATGCTACCAGTCGACCAGCAAAATTATGTATTGGCTCATCAAGTGCGCTGTCTTGCTATGTTGTTCGACCATTATTTGGATGATGCATCACCAACATCTGAAAGGACAAGTAGTACTACCTTGGTTGATGTTGGCTTGTGTAAGCCTGTCACCGGCAGCTTTCTGGCAAGATCATTTAGAGGAAGGGATCGCAGGAAGATGATCTCCTGGAAGGGCACGAAGTTCACTTCCAGCTGTTCCTAG